GAGAAAGCCATGGTGTGGAGAGAAACTCTAAATTTCTACACAATTGAGTTTTCTAAGGGTCCAAGGatccttaatatggtgatgacctttgttcTCACACAACGGTCACACTATAACACTATCATTGAGCCTCGTGCTCGTTTTCTTCACTCTCATGGAGGTTCTttctatagattttccttcacacATGATAGAATCTACGATAAATATCTATTGAGACACTACTAcacgtgataagctcatctttccttcagcTATCACACGCATCCTCTCATACGTGCACGCCACTATTCCTCTCTTTACTCCTTCCTATGCCATGGGTGCCATCAGTAAGGAATCTATTCGGAGGAGTGATGCATAGCTGGTTGCCAAACTTTTACATACATTGTTGTACTtcttaacacacacacacacacatatatatatgatgtatgtTTCTTCACATTTATCttacatgtgttttttttttttttttttttctctttaagcacatgtttcttcttttatataacTTGTCTACATTTCACACTTGATGACTTGATGGAtcttgtttaagtgtttcacATAAGACAGGTTGCAAGTCTCTCATGCCATGatctcttttcttgcaaagtttttcaagagttcatAGTAATTGTAGACATTGCATTTTGTACATCTTACAACTCAAGTCCCCGTTCCCTAATGATGCTCAAACTCTAAGGTCTAAGGCTAGTTTAGAGCCTAATCAAATactaaattgacttgaggagtattaaaatgaaaaatataactttttaaatgagtaaaaatttatttttggatgtaaaatgaccaaagtagcCATCGGTCTGCGTACATGGGTCACAACCTGCGTACGCAGACCAAAGCATGCATACACAGGCACATTCCTGCGTACGCAGCTAGGGTTTCAGAAGTATAAGAAAGACAAGTTTTCTACAATAATGGCTGAGGTTTGAATGAATCCTACATCACTTGGGGCtgttccaaaccccattttttcaactataaaaagccttacatggtacattttcaagacacacagaaatcccacaggaaaaacctaagattcactagaaaattctaagattcagtagaaaatagtgaatcaaaagggagtttttcacaaaacaccctcaaagcaattttatttgattgagacTTTCTCTAGCCCCAATCCTTTTAGTTTAAAGTTtctaattactattttattgaattgtgatagatttgactaagggaaacggtcaaaaatcaagcctaggagcttttcctttaaggtattctttctaacttttcttttaattttctgtctttcttttcttgttttaatcttgttttcGGTTTGGTTTATGTTTATGCATGTTTGCCTAGATTAGTATATAGTTCTGTTTATGTTCtgagcatgttaggttgttagaattAGTGTTTTCTTGCTTGTGCCCTATTTTCCATTTCGTGTTTCTGGGTTAGGGATTTGGGTAAGTCCCACACACGCATGCCATGAGCATGCGTACGCAGGCTTCAGGCTGTGTACGTAGGTGcttgcccaaaaaccctaatccaGATTCCTTatgttgtttgtttggtttgtttcaTATGTTTTGTACTTGTTTAAAGCCTTTTCACATGTTCATACATGTTTGTGCTTCTGTCTTATGTGCTTGTTGTCTCTAACAtgcttagattagggtttttatatttatttcttgCTTTTATGCTATGCCATTCattcacatgtccatgcattaataccaTAGGTGCTGTGTTGCTGAAAGGTAAGTAAAGGGTAAGTTATGCATTAGAAATGTCCATGCAtttgtgttggttttattttgacGATCTGATGAAGTATGCTTAGGGTTTATAATGTGTTAATGCCTTGTTTATGATATGTGATGTATGAtagggtttttgccatgttagatgaatgctaggttttttttatatgtgtttGGCTTTCTTTTGCTTTGTGGATAGATAAACATGCTTGTTTAGGGATAAAGATGTCATGTTGTTTGCTAGATtcatgttagtgtgtgtgtgagtctagAATACAAGTGttgaactaatttttaataaagttaagattaagacacaatgatgggaggccaaccttagggttgggcgatctttggtgcctaataccttcccaagagcgtacctaaactccgaacccatactCTAGTAGTAAAATCAATGGTCATTCATCGAAAaggacgctatatatatggtttctagaccattgcaaaaactagatGACGACTCCAAAACGATTCCTTGTGTCCACAATAATAGTTAGACTTTTGTACTTTTGTGTAATAGTTATGAAGATTGGTGTTTatacttctctcatgattatgtttgtggttttgtcatagattgccaaagggggagattgttagggtcataattttatataattagctaatcctttgacaaaatgcactttacttgtaattgggtaaatttAAGTTGGGTTTAATACATCAAGAAATATGTTCAAGCATATCAAGTGTTCGTATTAAAGACAAgaagattgatccaagaaacaagtgaagaaaagctatttcattaagtctcgatagatagctcgatAGATTCTACTATCAAGACTATATAAGAAGCtcaatctatcgagaattatgatttttagttttccagatctgaaatttggcccaagcttatgtatttgtttagggttttttttctcacaactctaaacatatataaggcttattttaagagCTGTCACACATGAATACAGAGACCaagagtttatttttctctgTGAGAAGTTATTGTGTTTAtacgccatagggttttgtaaccaagtgcttcctgaTCTTTATTGGTGATGAAGTAAAAAACTTTGTAGCTAACAACATCCATTCAAGTTGCTGGAATTAGCCATGTACTGAGATCCATGCCAAAGGGTTAGTCATAGATTGGAATTTTGTGCATTAAGAGAAAGAAGGTTGTTACAagatcaagttcaattgggtattggagcgaaagttcaactgtaggttgatattTTGGGATAGGTCAGGGTAATGGTAAGATTCctcatacttgtaaccgcttgattattaattagtggattcttaggagtggtgaccttaaaattatCCAGTGAGGTTTTTGCCTTGCGGGAGGTCTTCCCCatttgttggtgccttcacaatttgcatgcaatttaatttaattaatcaacttgggtaattgaattaattaaccggagtcaagctatcttaacccatcataatgtttaaaaacaaagtaaaattattcaccaaaaaacaaagtaaaattaTACACATATATCACACACAACCATAATTAATTTGTAAgtgtaagctttttttttttttaattttttttttttttttggttgagaaaccAAGTGTAAGCCAATTGATCATTAccatgtattttttatttttattctttgaaaAAGTGCAATTTATAGCTTATAGCTatttagagcattagcatccggggatgcaaaaaaaaaaaaaaaaaaaaaaaaaaaaaaaaaaacctattttgcatcctcaaacactattttatctattaacctattttacaactcaccctacatctcagtttttatttttacatacaacccaataaaataatataaactacataataaaataataaaaagtattattctctctctttttccccactcactttttctcttcacacacaactacatattaaaattatatatacatatataaatatatatatatatatatatatatttacaacctatgaatagtaaggttgcatacatgcaaccttactattcataggttgcaAATTTGTTTAAGTTTACAAACTTGGATGTAGTAGATTTTGGGTGGCTTAGGTTGTAAAATAGCTATCGGAAGGTGTTTACACCCCCAATGTTGGTGCTACCCTAATAtgttttgtgttatttttctATTCCTACTTGACTACTAAGACAAATGATTGTCCACCTTTGAACAGGTCTAGAGGAGAGacaaacacaaattttcaagttcGAACTACGGACAAAAGTTgctttcttgttcttgttttctCCGTATCATCCCAATGATTGAGAATAAGATGAGTTATTCTATTACCACAAGCAAACTTACAACTTTTGCTACAACTCTTATGTAATAAGCCATGATTGGTTGTATATTACTTCTATATATACTCATAACTTTTTATGTATCAATCACATAAAgagttgattctcaaaaaaaaaaaaaaaaaaaaaaaatcacatagaGAGTCATGacaaaaatatgtattttttttggtgatactaaattttttgtataactATTCATTGATACTAAATAGAGTAATATCAGAATCACACATTTTATCACATACATTTTAAAACTATCATATGTGGTAAATTGTGATTTATTGTCTATCACTTTTATATGAATCCATTACTTTTTCTATATTACTTACAGTTTGCCACATCAAAGTTATGGCACCTAGGGATGGAACCAGGATTAAAACTTAGGGGAGGGGGGCGAAGTTCTTTGttcaaagatttaaaaaaatttaaatatcaatACTAGAGGTTGACAATGATGCATTATTAGAATTAGTTTTTtagttatttgtattttttattttgaaaaaaaattcacaaatgaCAATTTATAATCAAGATTTTTATAAGTGAATTTGCACGTCATAATATTTTCAAGGTCTGACCAAGATTAGTATGATTCTTTATTCTATtgtcattataaattttaaaaaattatgtattctTTTCACATAATTCTATAACTAATAACTTcataatgctatatatatatagttaaaagattcttaaaaaaaaaatacaaaaaactatagttaaaagttcaaatctaTGTCAAgcattatattaataaaatagctaaaataatggttaataAATATCATGCATTAATATTCAGCGAAAAAAAGGGTAAGACAATTATTGGTGTCTTGGTAAGGTTGagattttttcctttgaaaaattgcaagtttgaaaaaatagtaaaaaaaaattaaaagagatctTTTAAACAATCACATAATAATGGACGTTAACTTTGAGTCTTTAACTaagtaaataataaagtttttcCTATCATTACATTAATTTAGTTAAGTCACAAAATTTATTACCAATAGACTAATCTCATACATGCTTTGGTGGCAGTTTAGGTAAGGCACAAAAAAATAGATTGTTGCTGTTTCACACATGTATTACCATTTATACATGCATGCCAAGTGTATCCCAAagttaataaaacattaaaaatcaaaaaaattctaccattcaaaaaatagataaattttttcCACTGGTTGAGTTAAAGACACCAACTAATCCAAGATGTTGGTGATTAATTGGTGTGTAGATGGAGTGATTAGCGATATAAGAATTGTTTATGTGGCTATGAGGTGGAGTCATTTGAGAGGGGCATAGAGCTCTCAAATGAGATGGAGAAATTGGATAaaagttattgggtttttgtgatttgatttgctaggatttgtaattgatttgttgttattgttttggTTTAGATCAAATTTATGATTTGTCCaaagatttttcttattatcaggatatgtgtttttttttttttaaagatttttcttgttatctatttttcagaTTTATGGGGTCAACTTGTCAAGTTTTTGAGGGAGGGAGGCTAAGTATATAAATTTGAGAgctaaaagtaaattttttttgtgataggGATAACTCCCAAGGCAGACGGATCCAATTAACAGAGTTAGTCATAAGTGAGGATGTTGCCAAAAGAGACGGTCTAAATGGCCTAACAGTCAAAGAACTGATAGAAGGAAATCGTGTCTTGGACGGAAAGGTAAAAAGACGGTCGGGCTCTTTGTAGTGGACAGATTCCAATTAGATGGACGTACATGAGGGAGACCGGAGACGGGTACAAAGCCACGTGGCACCTACATGGCCTAAGTGTTCTCTAAGGAACCTAATATGGAAATGTCTTGCATCTCACGCTCAACCGTAATTAAAGGAATCCCTACAAGGAAAAAACTCCCACAATATATGAGCACTAAAAAtgatcttctctacaaggaaatagCTTCTCCATCAAGAAACAGAGGTCAGCTTTATaccactataaaaaccccaaatcccTCACAAACCATGGTACGCGTAATTCTCCCagctctagcactctagagctgTAGAAATTATCTCTAACTTAGCctttggagggtatttggctggtaccacaccggtactctctgtaaggtcttctttgtttctatttCGCAGGTTTTGTCTAGAGCACGTGAGGACTGTGTAGCTTACGACGATTTTTGACATTATcattttgtataaatatatatactatgggattttttttcaaaggcgGGCCCCCCTCagcctttgaaaaaaaaatccctggTGGTACCAAATGtgtggtcataaattttttcattaaacattttaaaaaaatgcaagtAATATCCATGGATTTAGAATCTCCAATTACATAGGTGTTAAAACTTAGAACACGCAGAGGTTAACTCACAAATattcagagagagagatgggatcCATCCCTCCAGATAATGTAAATGCAGCTGCAAGACAAATGGAAGATGGAAACACCCCTAAGGAGCTTGATGCTGGAGCTTTATTTGTGCTCAAGTCTAGAGGTATGGCTAGAAAGAGTTTCCTATACATATGAAGATGCATCTCTGTTCCTTAATTTGGGTGAAGTACCTAATTTATTAATTGTAATAGGTTCATGGTTGCACTGTGGATATCACTTGACAACTTCAATTGTAGCACCAGCACTTCTAAGTCTTCCCTTTGCACTATCATTGATGGGCTGGTTTGCTGGCGTTTTGTGCCTAATTGTGGCTGCATTGGTTACCTTCTATTCCTATAACCTTCTCTCACTGGTTTTAGAGCACCATGCACAGCTTGGTCAGCGCCAACTTAGGTTCAGAGACATGGCTAGAGATATATTAGGTAGGTAGCATACTACATGTTCTGTTTCTTCAGACACTTACAACTTTTGTATAGCTAATAAGCTCATTCTCCTTAATGGCTTGAGTTGCCCTTGCAGGGTTGAATTTACTTCATAATGCTTAGACATCAAAATGTGCCAAAATACATGTATAACTGATGGGTTTAGTGAGTGGACTAATTTGACAGGACAAGGATGGGGCAGATTTTTTGTAGGTCCAATTCAATTTGGTTTATGCTATGGTGCAGTCATTGCATGTATTCTTCTTGGAGGGCAGAGCCTCAAGGTTGGTCTGTCATTTTTGCCAATAGGCCTACTGATAAATTGCCATTTTAATCTGATTATCATGTATGAGGGATTTATAGGATGGTATGCCAGACCAATTGCCATTTCATAAACTCTTCAATGTTGAATTTTTGTGAGTTGCGCCCCATGGAATTAATCTATTTACTAGTTCatgccttctttttcttttaggctATTTATCTACTCTCTAGTCCAAAGGGAACCATGCAGCTCTATCAATTTGTTAGTATATTTGGTGTATTACTGCTAGTCTTGGCACAAATTCCATCTTTCCACTCCCTAAGGCATATCAACCTTGTTTCTCTAGTCCTTTGTCTTGCTTATAGCGCTTGTGCCACATCAGGTTCCATATACGTTGGTAAGAAATCACATGACAACCATTTTTATGGAGTTTGTGTCTTTAGTCTAGTCTCTGTACTTTAATGGATTGTCTAGCAGGTTATTCCAAGAATGCACCTACTAAAGACTACTCCATCAATGGAAGTGCACAAAATCGCGTCTTTGGATCCTTTAATGCTATTTCAATTATTGCCACCACATTTGGGAATGGAATTATTCCTGAAATACAGGTATTCcaattttttcttctgtttAGTTTTGTAAAAAAAGTAAGAACAAGAAGAAAGTAACAAAATCTATTGTTTTCGAACAATATTTAATTAAGTAAATATTAAATCATCTGATTTGTTTAATCTAAATGGCTATTTACTACTCAAAATgtaacattttatatatatattggcatgTTATGTAAAAACTTGGTATCTGTACTCTCATTTTATTCAATACATAGGAGTTTGGAAGAGAATTAAATTTCCCAAATCAATTTTGGTTGCAGGCAACTATTGCACCTCCAGTCAAGGGGAAAATGTTCAAAGGACTATGTGTGTGTTATGCTGTTGTAGTATCTACATTTTTCAGTGTGGCGATTTCTGGGTATTGGGCATTTGGCAATCAGGCCAGGGGAACAGTTCTAGCCAATTTTATGGTTGATGAGAAGTCTCTTTTGCCTACTTGGGTTCTCTTAATGACCAATGTTTTCACCCTCTTGCAAGTAGTAGCTGTTACTCTGGTAAGAATGTCATACTCTTATAACTAGGTACAACCGGTAAACAGTGAAGAGAATTAGACATCTATTTGGGGCTAAGGTTGCATCATGTCTCTTCCTACCTTGAAATCGAATGATGTTTTGGCACCCACCACCAAGATGTGGGCTTGTTAATGAAGGCCTAAAGGAGTAGCCTAAGTCCTAAGCCTAGTTAACATGAGTAAGATTTTGGAATAGATATGGGTTAGAACTTAGCAACTGTCCCTTAAGCTAAAGATTCTGCCTTCGTTTCACTACGATAAGTGTCCATAACACAGATGAAAAGCACAAATAAATTGTTTGCTTGCAAAATGAGATCACAAAGCTCACCAAAGTTGATCAAAACCAATTAAAGTTTACTAACTCCTTTAATTTAGTTATGGAATCAATAAACTGACTGATAAGCACAACTCAATTGATGAAAGGGCATGGTTTATATTACGTGTGTCAAATTTAAGGTCAATCGATAAGAACATACTACTATTTTTACATTACCCGTGTCTTGTGTCACATCTTGATTTGATTAAACTTCCTAGCCTATTGCAGGCGTACTTACAACCAACAAATGAAGTGCTTGAGCGGAATTTTGCAGATGCAAAGATTGATCAGTTTGCATTTCGTAATGTCGTACCAAGGTTGGTTTTTCGGTCACTATCAGTTGTTATAGCCACAACTATAGCTGCCATGTTTCCCTTCTTTGGAGATATCAATGCAGTGATTGGAGCATTTGGATGCATACCTCTTGACTTTGTTTTGCCCATGGTCTTCTACAACGTGACTTTCAAGCCCTCCAAGCATGGCCTAATGTTTTGGGCTAACACATTGATTGCCACAATCTTTTCAGCATTGGGTGTGTTGGGAGCAATATCCTCAATTCGTCAGATAGGTCTTGATGCCAAAACGTACCACTTGTTTGCAAATTTGTAGTTAGAACAACTGCTATGGTAACTAGACAATGACTCCTTTCACTGTTACTTTTGTCAAGGAATTCAAAAGTGAGgcaaatctatatattactaaaaactgaagcGTAACATTTAATTTGCTACGCTTAGGTTGAGCCacattaatagccatgtcattacaattttctttcttgaatttgtcctataatttaaaaatagttttcctaaatttaaaaatactaataaaaagaaaacaattccCAACCCTATCTCTTATACGGTTACAATTTTAGACTACAACCTTTTGTGTTCCATAGTTACAATTTCAAAGGGCAACCCTTTGTATTCCATGGTTACAATCTCAAACGGCAACCCTTCAGCTTCCTAACGCCAGACTTTGGCTTTCTAACTcctttatctctttctctcttcacaTATATtaatacaatttaaaaatagttttcctaaatttaaaaatactaataaaaaagaaaatacttccCAACTTTATCTCTTACACAGTTACAATTTTAGATAGCAACTTTTTGTGTTCCATGGTTACAATCTCAAACGGCAACCCTTCAGCTTCCTAATGCCAAACTTTGGCTTTCTAAGTCCTTtatctcttcctctcctcacaCTATATTAATATTGAAAAGTTGGATGATTTAGTTCAGATATCTCTAAATCCTAGTTGCTCTTGACCTCTATTCTTGTGACTGCCCTACATAATAGTTCAATGTAAGGATTAGATTAATAGTATTGTTCTTTTTattgatgttttttattattttattattttatttttttgttactaCCTCTTTTGTGTTGTGGGTCATATAtgggtttttatgtatttaggtTGGGTATTTGTACTAATATATGATTGTTTGTTTCTATGTTTAaaattgatttgggtttttatttatttatttaaatgtttgAGACGGTAACATTATTGGTGTATATTGTATAATCAGTGTGATAGAGTTTTagtagttagaaaatttaataatagaattttagtaGTATTCGTGCTTGCAAAAATTCAATTGAATGGTGTAATCCATGCCTGGAGAAATTCAATTTGCTAAGGTGTTTTAGTAGTTAGCAAATTGAATTATAGAGTTTAAAATCCAATACTATACTCAAAACATgatacttttccttttttcttaatCTCCTCATTTAAGTGAATCCCTCCTTCATCACTTGAATCGATTTAAAATTCCTTCTATTAGCTTTGATTGTACTCTTGGCCATCACATGGATATAAATAAAGCGATTACACGTCTCTAGCTTTGGAAGGAGATTCCATTGTTGGCCGAATGGTTTAGGTAACCAAAAGAATATTTGGCTCTAAAGTGGATGATATGTAGAGTATCCTTGACATTGGAAAAGAATTGTCTACTGAAGTAGAAACTACAATTGAGAGAGGCTGAACAATTTATGTAGCTATTGTTTAATGAGAAAGGCTGAACAGTTCATGTAGAGTATCGTTGACATTGAGAATTTGTATTGTTGTTGCATTAGTATAACTCAAGCGTGGCGTGAATTACCAGAAATTCGTATTGCAACTCACCGCTGTTGGTGACTAGAATTTGTATTGCAACTCActtgaaataattaaaatttactGGTGATATGTTATTAAGTTCTTTAGCATGGTGAATCCCACAAAAATTGGCAGTTACATATTAGAAGTTCTAGATTTTGGCCTTCTTGGGCCTCTATTTAAGGTGGATTTGCTCAATTTTTATGAACTCAATATATGTTCCAACATGAATATATAGTCTGATGGAAATTAAATTGTACTAATTTCTAAtagaaattgaatttgaataaCTATTGGTATTCTCAAATGCTAATAATAATTGGGGTTGATGATATTCTCATGAACTAGCTGGTATGAATATCCTTTGCTATAAGTGTCTATGTTGAACAAAAACTTATGTCCTTTGTAGCAAAAGAGAAATATCAGGTTTTGTGCAGAGCATCAGATatacaacaaagaaaaaaaaattagcacttCATTGTCcttatttattttggtggtggtgAAGTTGTTTAATTTGGTTTAGTATGCAATATTATGTATTAATCCAGCTcaagtgaaaaaaaagtaaatatgaTATATTCTTGATGATATGATGTAGAGCATTCGATCAATTATATTTTGGTATTGATCAATTTTAAACTCATCCACATATTTatatcttaattaaaaaaaatgtatactaattttaaaatttaagtactATTGCAAATTTGCATAAGCATATGCCAGAAGAAGTTCATGGTGTTCCACGTCTCTATTAAggtaattttatcattttatcattaaaagaataacaaaagaaGTCACAAGACACaaatttttctgtttctttatgtgtttagtgttttttttttttttttgagaggaaaaaGACCAcgcttgaaattttattaagaagcTGGAAAAtcagcaaaaagaaaagcatcAACGCCTGATGGATAAGTATCCaaactaataaagaaaaaaaaagccttgCTTTTTAGGCTAAAGCATGTGCAACAACATTACGTTGCCTTATagtatgagaaaaaaagaaactccTCACGAAGCTAACATTAATTAAAGTATCTCTA
This genomic stretch from Quercus robur chromosome 4, dhQueRobu3.1, whole genome shotgun sequence harbors:
- the LOC126722925 gene encoding GABA transporter 1-like isoform X1 gives rise to the protein MGSIPPDNVNAAARQMEDGNTPKELDAGALFVLKSRGSWLHCGYHLTTSIVAPALLSLPFALSLMGWFAGVLCLIVAALVTFYSYNLLSLVLEHHAQLGQRQLRFRDMARDILGQGWGRFFVGPIQFGLCYGAVIACILLGGQSLKAIYLLSSPKGTMQLYQFVSIFGVLLLVLAQIPSFHSLRHINLVSLVLCLAYSACATSGSIYVGYSKNAPTKDYSINGSAQNRVFGSFNAISIIATTFGNGIIPEIQATIAPPVKGKMFKGLCVCYAVVVSTFFSVAISGYWAFGNQARGTVLANFMVDEKSLLPTWVLLMTNVFTLLQVVAVTLAYLQPTNEVLERNFADAKIDQFAFRNVVPRLVFRSLSVVIATTIAAMFPFFGDINAVIGAFGCIPLDFVLPMVFYNVTFKPSKHGLMFWANTLIATIFSALGVLGAISSIRQIGLDAKTYHLFANL
- the LOC126722925 gene encoding GABA transporter 1-like isoform X2 → MCQNTCITDGFSEWTNLTGQGWGRFFVGPIQFGLCYGAVIACILLGGQSLKAIYLLSSPKGTMQLYQFVSIFGVLLLVLAQIPSFHSLRHINLVSLVLCLAYSACATSGSIYVGYSKNAPTKDYSINGSAQNRVFGSFNAISIIATTFGNGIIPEIQATIAPPVKGKMFKGLCVCYAVVVSTFFSVAISGYWAFGNQARGTVLANFMVDEKSLLPTWVLLMTNVFTLLQVVAVTLAYLQPTNEVLERNFADAKIDQFAFRNVVPRLVFRSLSVVIATTIAAMFPFFGDINAVIGAFGCIPLDFVLPMVFYNVTFKPSKHGLMFWANTLIATIFSALGVLGAISSIRQIGLDAKTYHLFANL